The proteins below are encoded in one region of Thermothelomyces thermophilus ATCC 42464 chromosome 1, complete sequence:
- a CDS encoding ATPase, P-type cation-transporter, producing MAAEFPKHPFLLSVREVEQALGTNVDNGLSSSKAAELQQKYPPNELDVGGSIAWYTIFIRQLCNAMILVLFFAMALSFGVSDYIEGGVLAAVIVLNVSIGFYQEYGAEKKMDALRALSSPSASVLRDGKTIVIPNAQVVPGDIVNLKMGDTVPADVRLFEAMNLTCDESSLTGEAIPVEKQIDNDIVVPGTEKLAVSEDEVGIGDRINMAYATTTVQKGRGRGIVVATGMQTEVGKIAASTNKKRRKAGRSMNWRKYGKTQPIKGAFRRTYDFLGKFLGLTEGTPLQIKLSKLAYLLFFCAILLAIIVFGVNKFVQPLPKEVVIYAISTGIAIIPESLVAVLTISMVVATTVMRKANVVVRDLSALEALGGVTNICSDKTGTLTQGAMIVKKVWLPPDKIYTVSGSTDPSDPYKGTVRDQPQAEEKKRDFDQERTTQAVKFDGVPDEKLNPTPAEKAKMAELTPELRLFMLSAALCNLATVRYDEGESAWKTTGEPTEIALQVFAHRYDRNKKAMEALGWRQVAEFPFDSTIKRMSVVYEAPPDNDAELDPSNSVVFTKGAVERILDLCSHVGTGSNQQPMTAEMKEQILDQMTSFASLGQRVLAVAYRPWQGRYTADRTFSPANEDDEKNLILLGLAGIYDPPRRETSPSIYECSKAGIKVHMLTGDHPETAKAIAKEVGIIPTNMSVLPAGVAETAVMKATDFDRLSDAEIDALPELPLVIARCAPETKTRMVEALRRRDAFMAMTGDGVNDAPSLSRADVGIAMGSGSDVAKSAAKIVLTDDKFNSIVAAIKEGRRMFENIQKFVLHLLSSNVGEVILLIAGLGFQDESGLSVFPISPLEILWINMVTSSFPAFGLGREKASPMVMRKPPQDKRRGVFSNQILADMMVYGLLMGICTLMTFVIVVYGRYDGQLGHDCNRKFSDSCIPVFRARAAVFAELTWLILLSAWEFKDIRRSLFRLNPNDTSRFPLFKDLYNNPFLFWAVAIGFVSVFPTVYIPYLNRDVFKHTSISWEWGVVIGMTIVYVLGIEVWKYVKRRLNILDDHKVVQGPWSQGEEVTKKYHKSLGLGHLKNWLSAGRTLSASRTESRSKAPSTAALTPVTTQQGTQQETQQGSSALPPV from the exons ATGGCTGCGGAATTCCCCAAACaccccttcctcctctcgGTTCGGGAGGTTGAGCAGGCCCTCGGCACCAACGTCGACAATGGCTTGAGCTCCTCCAAGGCTGCCGAGCTGCAGCAAAAGTACCCCCCCAACGAGTTGGACGTCGGCGGCAGCATTGCGTGGTACACCATCTTCATCAGACAGCTGTGCAATGCCATGATTCTG GTTCTCTTCTTTGCCATGGCACTGAGCTTTGGCGTCTCCGACTATATCGAAGGTGGCGTTCTGGCTGCCGTCATCGTACTCAACGTCTCCATCGGCTTTTACCAGGAGTATGGCGCCGAGAAGAAGATGGATGCTCTCCGGGCCCTGTCCTCTCCCAGTGCAAGCGTCCTGCGGGACGGTAAGACCATTGTCATCCCAAA TGCGCAAGTGGTTCCCGGCGATATCGTCAACCTCAAGATGGGCGACACGGTCCCCGCCGATGTGCGCCTATTTGAGGCCATGAATCTGACGTGCGACGAGTCCTCGCTCACGGGCGAGGCCATTCCCGTCGAGAAGCAGATCGACAACGACATCGTTGTTCCCGGCACCGAGAAGCTTGCCGTGTCCGAGGACGAGGTCGGCATTGGTGACCGCATCAACATGGCGTACGCCACCACCACGGTGCAAAagggccgcggccgcggtaTCGTCGTGGCCACGGGCATGCAGACCGAGGTGGGCAAGATCGCGGCCTCGACCAACAAGAAGCGCCGCAAGGCTGGCCGGTCAATGAACTGGAGGAAGTATGGCAAGACGCAGCCCATCAAGGGCGCCTTTCGTCGGACCTACGATTTTCTGGGCAAGTTCTTGGGCTTGACCGAGGGCACGCCGCTGCAGATCAAGCTGTCCAAGCTGGCTTACCTTTTGTTCTTTTGTGCGATCCTGCTGGCCATCATCGTGTTCGGCGTGAACAAGTTTGTCCAGCCGCTGCCCAAGGAGGTTGTCATTTACGCCATCTCGACAGGCATCGCCATCATTCCCGAGTCGCTCGTTGCCGTTTTGACCATCTCGATGGTGGTGGCGACCACCGTGATGAGGAAGGCAAACGTTGTCGTTCG CGATCTCTCCGCACTTGAAGCCCTCGGTGGCGTCACTAACATCTGCTCGGACAAGACCGGCACGTTGACCCAGGGCGCCATGATCGTAAAGAAGGTCTGGCTACCGCCCGACAAAATCTACACCGTCTCGGGCTCGACGGATCCCAGCGACCCTTACAAGGGCACTGTGAGGGACCAGCCGCAAGCCGAGGAAAAGAAGCGCGACTTTGACCAGGAGCGCACGACGCAAGCCGTCAAGTTTGACGGCGTTCCCGACGAGAAGCTCAACCCGACGCCGGCCGAGAAGGCCAAGATGGCCGAGTTGACGCCCGAGCTCCGCTTGTTCATGCTCTCGGCGGCGCTCTGCAATCTGGCCACGGTTCGTTACGACGAAGGCGAAAGCGCCTGGAAGACCACGGGCGAGCCGACCGAGATCGCCCTGCAGGTCTTCGCGCACCGGTACGACCGCAACAAGAAGGCCATGGAAGCGCTCGGCTGGCGGCAGGTGGCCGAGTTTCCCTTCGACAGCACCATCAAGCGCATGTCGGTGGTCTATGAGGCGCCCCCGGACAACGACGCCGAGCTCGACCCTTCCAACAGTGTCGTCTTCACCAAGGGCGCCGTCGAGCGTATTCTCGACCTGTGCTCGCACGTCGGCACCGGCTCCAACCAGCAACCCATGACGGCCGAGATGAAGGAGCAGATCCTCGACCAGATGACCAGCTTTGCCTCGCTCGGCCAGCGCGTCTTGGCCGTGGCCTACCGCCCCTGGCAAGGCAGGTACACAGCCGATCGGACATTCTCCCCCGCcaacgaggacgacgaaAAG AACCTGATTCTGCTCGGTCTCGCAGGCATCTACGACCCCCCACGGCGCGAGACTTCGCCCTCCATCTACGAGTGCTCCAAGGCCGGCATCAAGGTGCACATGCTGACGGGCGACCACCCGGAGACGGCCAAGGCGATCGCAAAGGAGGTCGGCATCATCCCGACCAACATGAGCGTGCTCCCGGCCGGCGTGGCCGAGACGGCGGTGATGAAGGCGACCGACTTTGACCGGCTGTCGGACGCCGAGATCGACGCGCTGCCGGAACTGCCGCTGGTGATCGCGCGGTGCGCGCCCGAGACCAAGACGCGCATGGTCGAAGCGCTGCGGCGGCGCGACGCCTTCATGGCCATGACCGGAGACGGCGTCAACGACGCGCCGTCGCTGAGCAGGGCCGACGTCGGCATCGCCATGGGCTCCGGGAGCGACGTGGCCAAGTCGGCGGCCAAGATCGTGCTGACGGACGACAAGTTCAACAGTATCGTCGCGGCGATCAAGGAGGGCAGGAGGATGTTTGAGAACATTCAGAAGTTTGTGCTGCACTTGCTGAGCAGCAACGTCGGCGAGGTCATCCTGCTGATCGCCGGCCTGGGGTTCCAGGACGAGTCGGGCCTGTCGGTGTTCCCCATTTCTCCGCTGGAGATCCTGTGGATCAACATGGTCACCTCGTCCTTCCCGGCTTTCGGGCTGGGCCGGGAGAAGGCCAGCCCCATGGTGATGCGGAAGCCGCCGCAGGACAAGCGGCGCGGCGTCTTCAGCAACCAGATCCTCGCAGACATGATGGTGTATGGACTGCTGATGGGCATCTGCACGCTCATGACCTTTGTCATTGTGGTGTATGGGAGGTACGACGGGCAGCTCGGCCACGACTGCAACCGCAAGTTCTCGGACTCGTGCATTCCCGTGTTccgggcgcgggcggccgTCTTCGCCGAGCTCACCTGGCTCATCCTGCTCAGCGCGTGGGAATTCAAGGACATCCGGCGGTCGCTGTTCCGGCTCAACCCCAATGATACGTCGCGGTTCCCGCTGTTCAAGGACCTGTACAACAACCCGTTCCTCTTCTGGGCCGTCGCCATCGGCTTCGTCAGCGTGTTCCCGACCGTCTACATCCCGTATCTCAATCGGGATGTCTTCAAGCACACGTCCATCAGCTGGGAGTGGGGGGTCGTGATCGGCATGACCATCGTCTATGTCCTGGGTATCGAGGTGTGGAAGTACGTCAAGCGCAGGCTGAACATCCTCGACGACCACAAGGTGGTCCAAGGTCCTTGGTCGCAGGGCGAGGAGGTCACCAAAAAGTACCACAAGAGCTTGGGTCTTGGCCACCTCAAGAACTGGCTGAGCGCCGGGCGCACGCTGAGTGCCAGCCGAACCGAGTCCAGGTCCAAGGCGCCGTCAACTGCCGCGTTGACGCCGGTGACGACGCAGCAGGGAACGCAGCAAGAGACACAGCAGGGAAGCAGCGCGCTGCCGCCGGTTTGA
- a CDS encoding glycosyltransferase family 2 protein (CAZy_ID 267890): protein MAPAEPSSDKEIYSVILPTFNERQNLPIITWLLNRTFTEHNLDWELVIVDDGSPDGTQDVARQLVRAYAPHVQLQTRSGKLGLGTAYVHGLQFARGTHIIIMDADFSHHPKFIPRMIALQKERGYDIVTGTRYAGDGGVYGWDLKRKLTSKGANIFADTVLRPGVSDLTGSFRLYKRAVLEKLFESTDARGFTMQMALAVTAKAKGYSIGEVPISFVDRVYGDSKLGGEEIVEYAKGVLQLWWSI from the exons ATGGCGCCCGCAGAGCCGTCGTCCGACAAGGAAATTTACTCGGTGATCCTGCCGACCTTCAACGAGCGCCAGAACCTGCCCATCATTACCTGGCTGCTGAATCGCACCTTTACCGAGCA CAACCTCGACTGGGAGCTCGTCATTGTCGACGACGGCTCGCCCGACGGCACGCAGGATGTAGCCCGGCAGCTGGTACGGGCGTACGCGCCGCACGTGCAACTGCAGACGCGCTCGGGCAAGCTGGGGCTGGGCACGGCGTACGTGCACGGTCTGCAGTTCGCGCGGGGCACCCACATCATCATCATGGACGCCGACTTCAGCCACCACCCCAAGTTCATCCCGCGCATGATCGCGCTGCAGAAGGAGCGCGGCTACGACATCGTCACGGGCACCCGCTacgccggcgacggcggcgtctACGGTTGGGACCTCAAGCGCAAGCTGACCAGCAAGGGCGCCAACATCTTCGCCGACACCGTCCTCCGCCCCGGCGTCAGCGACCTGACGGGGAGTTTCCGATTGTACAAGCGCGCCGTGCTCGAGAAGCTGTTCGAGAGCACCGACGCCCGCGGGTTTACCATGCAGATGGCCCTGGCCGTGACCGCCAAGGCCAAGGGATACAGCATCGGAGAAGTGCCCATCTCGTTTGTGGACCGTGTATACGGGGACAGCAAGTTGGGCGGGGAGGAGATTGTCGAGTACGCGAAGGGGGTGCTGCAATTGTGGTGGTCTATCTAA